The Bacteroidales bacterium genome has a window encoding:
- a CDS encoding AAA family ATPase: protein MNKEDHVKEFNEFVSAYKRLKEEIAKTIVGQDKVVDDVLIAIFSKGHGLLVGVPGLAKTLLVSTIAKALNLTFNRIQFTPDLMPSDIIGAEILDKNRDFTLIKGPLFSNIILADEINRTPPKTQSALLEAMQEKSITIGKETHKLEEPFFVLATQNPIEQEGTYPLPEAQLDRFMFNIVLDYPSFDEEVEIIKRTTANEMPETNVILSKEDIIKYQNIVRMIPVPDNIYRYAVNIAAQTRPFTPQAPEIVNTYLSWGAGPRASQYLILGAKCHAAIHGKFSPDFEDINAVAKSILRHRIVKNYKAEAEGISQDYIVDQLLEK, encoded by the coding sequence ATGAATAAAGAAGATCACGTAAAAGAATTTAATGAATTTGTTTCCGCATATAAACGATTAAAAGAAGAAATAGCGAAAACTATTGTAGGGCAAGATAAGGTTGTTGACGATGTACTTATAGCCATTTTCAGTAAAGGTCACGGACTGCTTGTCGGAGTTCCTGGATTGGCAAAGACTTTATTGGTTAGCACAATTGCCAAAGCATTAAATTTAACATTCAACAGAATCCAGTTTACTCCCGACCTTATGCCGTCGGATATTATCGGTGCCGAAATTTTAGATAAAAATCGTGATTTTACTCTTATAAAAGGCCCTCTTTTTTCTAATATCATTTTAGCTGACGAGATAAACCGAACACCTCCAAAAACACAATCCGCACTTCTGGAAGCGATGCAGGAAAAATCTATTACGATTGGTAAAGAAACTCATAAACTTGAAGAACCCTTTTTTGTTCTTGCAACACAAAATCCGATTGAACAAGAAGGTACATACCCTCTGCCCGAGGCTCAACTCGACAGATTTATGTTTAATATTGTTTTAGATTATCCTTCATTTGATGAAGAGGTTGAAATTATTAAACGTACTACCGCCAATGAAATGCCGGAAACAAATGTTATTCTTTCAAAAGAAGACATTATCAAATATCAGAATATTGTGCGTATGATTCCGGTTCCCGATAATATTTACAGATATGCAGTAAATATAGCGGCACAAACCCGCCCGTTTACACCACAAGCTCCTGAAATTGTGAATACATACTTATCATGGGGCGCAGGGCCGAGAGCTTCGCAATATCTTATCCTCGGTGCAAAATGTCATGCGGCTATCCACGGTAAATTTTCTCCGGATTTTGAAGATATAAACGCCGTAGCAAAATCTATCCTTCGCCATCGTATTGTAAAAAATTACAAAGCGGAAGCAGAAGGAATTTCTCAAGATTACATTGTTGATCAACTTTTAGAGAAATAA
- the lptB gene encoding LPS export ABC transporter ATP-binding protein, whose translation MILRTENLVKVYKKRAVVNNVSINVEQGSIVGLLGPNGAGKTTSFYMIVGLIKPLSGKIFLENMDITEMPMYKRAKLGIGYLPQEVSVFRHLSVEDNIYSILEFTDRTKAEREEKLESLLKEFGLDHVRKTKGISLSGGERRRTEIARSLAVDPKFILLDEPFAGVDPIAVEDIQRIVRQLKERNIGVIITDHNVHETLSITDRAYLLFEGKVLKSGTAEELAADEMVRKVYLGEHFELRR comes from the coding sequence ATGATTCTTCGAACCGAAAATCTGGTCAAAGTTTACAAGAAACGTGCTGTTGTAAACAATGTTTCAATAAATGTTGAACAGGGCAGTATTGTCGGGTTATTAGGTCCTAACGGAGCAGGAAAAACCACATCATTTTACATGATAGTCGGATTAATAAAACCGTTATCGGGAAAAATATTTTTAGAAAACATGGATATTACCGAAATGCCCATGTATAAAAGAGCAAAGCTGGGAATCGGTTATCTACCGCAAGAAGTATCCGTCTTCAGGCATTTAAGCGTTGAAGACAATATTTATTCTATTTTAGAATTTACAGACAGGACAAAAGCCGAAAGAGAGGAGAAACTTGAATCTCTTTTAAAAGAATTCGGGCTTGACCATGTTAGAAAGACAAAAGGAATTTCTTTATCCGGCGGCGAAAGAAGAAGAACAGAGATTGCGCGTTCATTAGCTGTAGATCCGAAATTTATTCTTTTGGATGAACCTTTTGCCGGCGTAGATCCTATCGCGGTAGAAGACATTCAACGCATAGTCAGACAATTAAAAGAAAGAAATATAGGAGTAATCATAACAGACCATAATGTACATGAAACTCTGAGCATTACAGACAGAGCTTATCTTTTATTTGAAGGTAAAGTTTTAAAATCCGGCACAGCCGAAGAGCTCGCCGCAGACGAAATGGTAAGGAAAGTTTATCTTGGCGAGCATTTCGAACTAAGAAGATAA
- a CDS encoding ABC transporter ATP-binding protein/permease, which translates to MKDYWKILKTYKRYIILSPILVFGFVLCETLQPTLMADVIDNGVMKGDMPRIFKVGGIMVALSVLGIIFSVSNVYCASKTGTGFATDIRKALFSKIQKMSFSDIDSFGSESLIIRMTNDTTMLQQVIIRIMMVLYRAPLMMILAFFFIIRINPQIALYIGLAIPILAIAVAILMRKAYPLFSSVQKKLDNLNRIIRENLINIRVVKSFVREDYEKEKFQEANLEYRDNFIKALDLIVMAMPVMQFIMNALVIAILWVGGSRQMQIGGLISMLNYTMQILMALMFVSMTLVMMVRASASSTRIREIMHKEVSISDSQNCAVDKYKVNSGSIEFKNVCFKYNKDSENFVLKNINLKINNGDKVAIAGATGSSKSTLLHLIPRLYDITSGEIIIGGRDIKDYSLHELRESIGMVLQKNELFSGTIASNLRWGNENASMEELEEVSKIAEAHDFIMSFPEGYETILGQSGVNISGGQKQRLCIARAILKKPKILILDNSTSAVDTDTESKIMNNLKNYLTDTTVLMVTQRYSSMSSCDYVVVLDDGQIESIGKPNELLEKSEIFNEIFTSQQLMIS; encoded by the coding sequence ATGAAAGATTACTGGAAGATACTTAAAACTTACAAGCGGTACATCATTTTAAGCCCGATATTGGTATTCGGCTTTGTGCTATGCGAAACTTTACAACCTACATTAATGGCTGATGTTATTGATAATGGCGTTATGAAAGGTGATATGCCGCGTATTTTTAAAGTCGGCGGTATAATGGTTGCACTTTCGGTTTTAGGAATTATTTTTAGTGTATCCAATGTTTATTGTGCATCAAAAACTGGAACGGGATTTGCTACGGATATTCGTAAGGCGCTGTTTTCCAAGATACAAAAAATGTCATTTAGTGATATTGATTCATTCGGTTCGGAATCTTTGATAATAAGAATGACAAATGATACGACAATGCTGCAGCAAGTTATTATTCGTATTATGATGGTACTTTACCGTGCTCCTTTGATGATGATTCTCGCATTCTTTTTTATCATCAGAATTAATCCGCAGATAGCTCTGTATATAGGACTTGCAATACCTATTCTTGCAATTGCCGTTGCGATACTTATGCGCAAAGCTTATCCTCTGTTCTCAAGCGTTCAGAAAAAGTTGGATAATCTAAATAGAATTATCAGGGAGAATTTAATAAATATCAGGGTTGTTAAATCTTTCGTTCGCGAAGATTATGAAAAGGAGAAATTTCAAGAAGCAAATTTAGAATATAGAGATAATTTTATAAAGGCTTTGGATTTGATTGTTATGGCGATGCCTGTAATGCAATTTATTATGAATGCTCTTGTTATTGCGATTCTCTGGGTTGGCGGTTCCAGGCAGATGCAAATTGGCGGATTAATTTCAATGCTTAATTACACCATGCAGATACTTATGGCTCTGATGTTTGTTTCTATGACACTTGTTATGATGGTGCGCGCTTCGGCTTCTTCAACAAGGATTAGGGAAATAATGCATAAAGAAGTCTCTATCTCTGACTCACAGAATTGTGCTGTAGATAAATACAAAGTAAATTCGGGAAGTATCGAATTTAAAAATGTTTGTTTTAAATATAATAAGGATAGCGAAAACTTTGTCTTGAAAAATATCAATTTAAAAATAAATAACGGCGACAAAGTTGCTATTGCCGGGGCTACCGGATCTTCAAAATCAACTTTGCTGCATTTGATTCCGCGTTTATATGATATTACTTCCGGCGAAATTATTATCGGCGGAAGGGATATTAAAGATTATTCTTTGCATGAATTGAGGGAATCTATAGGAATGGTTCTCCAGAAGAATGAACTTTTCAGCGGAACAATTGCTTCTAATTTAAGATGGGGTAATGAAAATGCTTCAATGGAAGAATTGGAAGAAGTGAGTAAAATTGCTGAAGCACACGATTTTATTATGTCATTCCCTGAAGGTTATGAAACTATTCTTGGTCAAAGTGGTGTAAATATATCGGGCGGACAAAAACAGAGACTTTGTATTGCCCGAGCTATTCTGAAAAAACCTAAAATATTGATTCTTGATAATAGCACCAGCGCTGTTGATACCGATACCGAAAGCAAAATCATGAATAATCTGAAAAATTATCTTACGGATACAACAGTGTTAATGGTTACTCAAAGATACTCTTCTATGAGTTCTTGTGATTATGTTGTTGTACTTGATGACGGACAAATTGAATCAATCGGAAAACCAAACGAACTACTGGAAAAATCGGAAATATTTAATGAAATTTTTACCTCACAACAATTAATGATAAGTTAA
- a CDS encoding peptidylprolyl isomerase, whose translation MKTIKKILIISCIFLTSTVFAQENSKIIDEVIAIVGQEMIMLSDLENHYLQYRSSLPDITKCEVLDDLLFQKLLITQAAIDSIEVNEAYVEMELDNRIRYFISSMGSKEKFESFYGKKVDEIKNEFRESIRDQMIVETVKDNITVNTKITPTEVREYFNSIPKSEVPDIPAEYEISQIIKKPTISVTEMEVAYNKIAGIRERVINGEDFSTMAVLYSEDPGSASQGGSIGTVGRGDTYPDFEAAAYALKPGEISNVIKTQAGYHIIKSINRMGDYIDVQHILIVPKASPYDLHRANQFLDSVYNVIKNDTMSFETAARKFSDDPGKINGGIIVNPYTGNTWFDATQLGNYDAQLFFIIDKLQVGEISRPSKMMTEDGNEAYRILLLKSRTVPHKANLRDDYNKIQGWAEQEKNTLTIAKWVRSKAAKTYIFIKDEYQNCDILNKWIQK comes from the coding sequence ATGAAAACAATAAAAAAAATACTCATAATCTCTTGTATATTTTTGACAAGTACGGTTTTTGCTCAGGAAAATTCTAAAATAATTGATGAAGTAATAGCAATTGTCGGACAGGAAATGATAATGCTTTCCGATTTAGAAAATCATTATCTTCAATACAGATCAAGTTTACCGGACATAACCAAATGTGAAGTACTTGATGATTTATTATTTCAAAAATTATTGATTACTCAAGCCGCAATAGATTCAATAGAAGTTAACGAAGCTTATGTTGAAATGGAATTGGATAACAGAATACGTTATTTCATTTCATCTATGGGTTCTAAAGAAAAGTTTGAAAGTTTTTACGGTAAAAAAGTCGATGAAATTAAAAACGAATTTAGAGAATCTATTAGAGATCAAATGATAGTTGAAACTGTTAAAGATAATATTACAGTAAATACAAAGATAACACCTACAGAAGTTCGAGAGTATTTCAATTCTATCCCGAAATCCGAAGTACCTGATATTCCCGCTGAATACGAAATTTCGCAAATCATTAAGAAACCAACTATCAGTGTTACGGAAATGGAAGTGGCATATAATAAAATTGCCGGAATTCGCGAACGTGTAATTAATGGCGAAGACTTTTCAACCATGGCGGTACTTTATTCCGAGGATCCGGGTTCCGCATCGCAAGGCGGATCTATAGGTACTGTCGGAAGAGGTGATACATATCCTGACTTTGAAGCCGCTGCTTATGCTCTTAAACCCGGTGAAATATCTAACGTTATTAAAACCCAGGCAGGTTATCATATAATAAAATCTATCAATCGTATGGGAGATTATATTGATGTTCAACATATTCTTATTGTCCCGAAAGCTTCTCCATACGATTTACACAGAGCAAACCAGTTTTTAGATTCTGTATATAATGTTATTAAAAATGATACAATGTCTTTTGAAACTGCTGCCAGAAAATTCTCTGATGATCCGGGAAAAATCAATGGTGGTATTATTGTAAATCCTTATACCGGAAATACTTGGTTTGATGCGACACAATTAGGTAACTACGACGCACAATTGTTTTTTATTATTGATAAACTCCAAGTTGGTGAAATTTCGCGGCCGTCAAAAATGATGACGGAAGACGGCAATGAAGCTTACAGAATTCTACTTCTTAAATCGCGTACCGTACCTCATAAAGCTAATTTAAGAGACGATTATAATAAGATTCAGGGTTGGGCAGAACAAGAGAAAAATACTCTTACTATTGCTAAATGGGTAAGATCTAAAGCTGCAAAAACATATATTTTTATAAAAGACGAATATCAGAATTGTGATATACTAAATAAATGGATTCAAAAATAA
- a CDS encoding ABC transporter ATP-binding protein/permease, which yields MVKEHKQKKLRESKGTILRLISYLSKEKKLLLAVFLLIIVSTATNIGGSYLLRPIINDYIIPQDVSGLLRMLIILGCIYILGLLTVFFQNILLNRIGERTVARLRYELFVKMESLPIKFFDKNKHGELMSRFTNDIDRVSEVLTETLSSVFSNALSLICILVLMIYISPILTVVTILMIPVMLLAARMIVTRSKKYFKWQQKALGAENAYVEENIGGLKVVKVFNHEERSEEDFDKLNEDLREKARKAQLYSGIMMPMMHNLNTLNFVLITIVGAFLAFTRGLDLGGLATFLQYSRQFGRPINELSNQYNTLQAAIAGAERIFNVIDEKPENELDLIKNNDNPVNLKGDVVFENVFFSYIENHEVLKDINIQASPGKKIALVGSTGAGKTTIFNIIPRFYDPQKGEILFDGISHEKINREDIRKSLAVVLQDTHLFTGTVMENIRYGKLDATDDEVIDAAKLAAAHSFIKRLPDGYNTVLTNDGSNLSQGQRQLLNIARAAIANRPILLLDEATSDVDTRTEVLIQKGIDKLMVGRTSFVIAHRLSTVKNADEILVIEKGRIVERGSHTELMNLKGRYYELAHVNI from the coding sequence ATGGTAAAAGAACATAAACAAAAAAAACTTAGAGAATCTAAGGGCACTATTCTAAGATTGATTTCATATCTTTCTAAAGAGAAGAAATTGCTGCTTGCCGTTTTCCTTCTTATTATTGTGAGCACTGCAACAAACATTGGCGGTTCCTATCTTTTACGCCCGATTATCAATGATTATATAATCCCTCAGGATGTTTCAGGATTGCTTAGAATGCTTATTATTCTTGGTTGTATTTATATTTTAGGATTGCTGACTGTCTTCTTTCAAAATATTTTGCTGAACAGGATAGGGGAACGAACAGTTGCACGACTGAGATACGAGTTATTCGTTAAGATGGAATCATTGCCGATAAAATTTTTTGATAAAAATAAGCATGGTGAATTAATGAGTCGCTTCACCAATGATATTGATAGAGTTAGTGAGGTTTTAACCGAAACTTTATCAAGTGTTTTCAGCAATGCACTATCGCTTATATGTATTTTAGTATTAATGATTTATATCAGTCCGATTCTCACAGTAGTTACTATTTTAATGATTCCTGTTATGCTTTTGGCGGCGAGAATGATTGTTACCCGCAGTAAGAAATATTTCAAATGGCAGCAAAAAGCTTTAGGTGCCGAAAATGCTTATGTTGAGGAAAATATCGGTGGATTGAAAGTTGTTAAGGTATTTAATCATGAAGAAAGATCGGAAGAAGATTTCGATAAATTGAATGAGGATTTACGTGAAAAAGCTCGCAAGGCACAACTGTATTCCGGAATTATGATGCCGATGATGCATAATCTGAACACTCTTAATTTTGTGCTGATAACAATTGTAGGTGCTTTCCTTGCATTTACTCGCGGACTTGATCTTGGTGGATTGGCAACTTTTTTACAATATTCGCGTCAGTTCGGTCGTCCGATTAATGAATTGTCTAATCAATACAATACTCTGCAGGCTGCTATTGCCGGAGCTGAAAGAATTTTCAATGTTATTGACGAAAAGCCGGAAAATGAACTTGATCTTATTAAAAACAATGACAATCCGGTTAATTTGAAGGGCGATGTTGTATTTGAAAATGTTTTTTTCTCTTATATTGAAAACCATGAAGTTCTTAAAGATATTAATATTCAGGCATCTCCGGGTAAAAAGATTGCTTTGGTAGGTTCTACCGGTGCGGGGAAAACCACAATCTTCAATATTATTCCGCGTTTTTATGATCCGCAAAAAGGTGAAATTCTTTTCGACGGTATTTCTCATGAAAAAATTAATCGAGAAGATATTAGAAAATCTCTTGCGGTTGTTTTGCAAGATACTCACCTGTTTACAGGAACTGTAATGGAAAACATACGTTACGGCAAACTCGATGCAACTGATGATGAAGTTATTGATGCAGCAAAATTAGCTGCCGCACATTCTTTTATTAAACGCCTTCCCGATGGTTATAATACTGTTTTAACTAACGATGGTTCTAATCTTAGTCAGGGACAGCGCCAATTGTTGAATATTGCCCGTGCTGCGATTGCAAACCGCCCGATTTTATTATTAGATGAGGCTACGAGCGATGTTGATACAAGAACTGAAGTTTTAATACAAAAAGGAATTGATAAATTAATGGTTGGTCGTACGAGTTTTGTTATTGCCCATAGATTATCGACAGTGAAAAATGCCGATGAAATTTTAGTTATTGAAAAGGGAAGAATTGTGGAAAGAGGTTCTCATACGGAATTAATGAACCTTAAGGGACGATATTACGAACTCGCACATGTTAATATCTGA
- a CDS encoding peptidylprolyl isomerase: MRYKHLFLTTILCLFIFAGNAQVIVKIGNDEILTEDFIALYQKNNDPDLTIEQLTKEEYLDLYINFKLKVKEAEALGMNQERSFIREFNGYRDQLVKPFLVDSSAYENLIKESYEHMKYDLRASHILINLPEMEVSSDTIYAWNKAISIRDKFLKGEDFGDLAYKYSDDPSARERDWDGRKIPANRGDLGYFSAFDMVYPFENVAYETKIGEVSMPVRSKFGYHIVYVTDRIPSLGECSVSHLLLRVPADATKSDSAKIMERAQALYDRMMKGENFTTLVKEYSEDKSTSDIGGQLRIFTSSKLEPTFIKYVSTLQNPGDISVPFFTPYGCHIVKLDKRGKLGTLEEETPIIKKRITGSDRLKIQNDLLYIHLRNEYNYKLNGDNYNEILPLIEEHFKNLSVIKLDENKELFTYSDRSASQNDFITYMFVNEMEMPTGYSKANILKYLDNFVNTKLFEIEAEKIANENSEFKLLLQEYYDGILLFNINDEFIWKKAMNDSLGLANYYEKNKDNYYWKERTNATLYTISDPSTAKKIRKSIIKGYDDKEIAKMYATDNNPRPINVEKRLYEQGENTVIDTVDKKVGISKVINNNGKTYLVKINEVIPPKNKTLSECRGSVISDYQTYLEDEWLKELKEKYPVVINYTELEKIK, from the coding sequence ATGAGATACAAGCATTTATTTTTAACTACTATTTTATGTTTATTTATTTTTGCGGGAAATGCGCAGGTTATTGTAAAAATTGGCAATGATGAAATTCTAACTGAAGATTTTATCGCTTTATATCAGAAGAATAACGACCCTGATCTTACAATAGAACAGTTAACAAAAGAAGAATATCTCGATCTTTATATTAACTTCAAATTAAAAGTTAAGGAAGCCGAAGCATTAGGAATGAACCAGGAGCGTTCATTTATTAGAGAATTTAACGGATATAGGGATCAACTTGTAAAACCTTTTTTAGTTGACAGTTCCGCTTACGAAAACTTGATAAAAGAATCTTACGAACATATGAAATATGATCTCAGGGCAAGTCACATTTTAATTAATCTCCCTGAGATGGAAGTGAGCAGTGATACTATTTATGCTTGGAATAAAGCAATCTCAATCAGAGATAAATTTTTAAAAGGTGAAGATTTCGGAGATTTGGCATATAAATACTCAGACGACCCATCGGCAAGGGAAAGAGATTGGGACGGAAGAAAAATTCCTGCAAACAGAGGCGATTTAGGCTATTTCTCCGCATTTGATATGGTTTATCCTTTTGAAAATGTAGCCTACGAAACAAAAATCGGTGAAGTTTCAATGCCTGTAAGAAGCAAGTTCGGCTATCATATAGTTTATGTAACAGATAGAATTCCTTCATTAGGAGAATGTTCGGTATCACATCTTTTATTAAGAGTACCGGCAGATGCTACAAAATCTGATTCTGCAAAAATAATGGAAAGAGCTCAGGCTTTGTATGACAGAATGATGAAAGGTGAAAATTTTACAACTTTGGTTAAGGAATACAGTGAAGATAAATCAACCAGTGATATTGGCGGGCAGTTAAGAATTTTTACATCCAGTAAACTTGAACCGACTTTCATTAAGTATGTTTCAACTTTGCAAAACCCCGGTGATATAAGTGTTCCGTTTTTTACTCCATACGGCTGTCATATTGTTAAACTCGACAAAAGAGGTAAACTGGGAACATTGGAGGAAGAAACCCCTATTATCAAAAAAAGAATAACCGGCTCGGATAGGTTAAAGATTCAAAACGATCTTTTATACATTCATCTGCGCAATGAATATAATTACAAATTAAACGGCGATAACTACAATGAAATACTTCCATTAATAGAAGAGCATTTCAAAAATCTTTCCGTAATAAAGCTGGACGAAAATAAAGAATTATTTACCTATTCTGACCGCTCTGCAAGTCAGAATGATTTCATAACTTATATGTTCGTCAATGAAATGGAAATGCCTACAGGGTATTCTAAAGCTAATATTCTAAAATATCTTGACAATTTTGTTAACACAAAGCTCTTTGAAATTGAAGCAGAAAAAATTGCAAATGAAAACTCGGAGTTCAAATTATTATTACAAGAATACTATGACGGTATATTATTATTTAATATTAATGATGAGTTTATCTGGAAAAAAGCTATGAACGACAGCTTAGGATTGGCAAATTATTACGAAAAGAATAAGGATAATTATTATTGGAAAGAACGCACAAACGCTACGCTATATACAATTAGTGATCCTTCTACCGCCAAGAAAATCAGAAAATCTATTATTAAAGGTTATGATGATAAGGAAATTGCAAAAATGTATGCAACCGACAACAACCCCAGACCAATAAATGTAGAGAAACGTTTGTATGAACAAGGCGAAAATACTGTAATTGATACAGTTGATAAAAAAGTCGGCATTTCAAAAGTAATAAATAATAACGGCAAAACTTATCTTGTAAAGATAAATGAAGTTATTCCTCCGAAAAACAAAACATTAAGTGAATGTAGAGGTTCTGTAATTTCCGATTATCAAACATACCTTGAAGATGAGTGGTTAAAGGAATTAAAAGAAAAATATCCGGTAGTAATCAACTACACCGAACTCGAAAAAATAAAATAA
- a CDS encoding T9SS type A sorting domain-containing protein, which produces MKKLYTFLLMIAFCVGLSAQSKALYISESFDEADFPEGWEILSWSTSNWSLANSNQAGGEPYEISMMWVPALTGTTGRLGSPVIDLSNHNGTLILEFQYLVQNMGECLLGVATTSNNGNTWNIVYEKDSPQYPSPIEYASIEINSPDVGSENFRFCFFFHSDETGMTAKRWAIDNVILYSLVDYDAQLLSIDGIAEAVQQGWNEVAFTFANKGRETITSIEASYQFDGMSLITETFNSLSIAQNEIYSLTFSEKTSLTLNEDYTLTVKIDKINGQDDQEPANNSLNMNLHAYTALGEKRLLIDHFTSSTCSPCPSANQAMSEFLDIYSEQTVISKYQMNWPGIGDPYYNADGGLRKVFYEVESVPKIFFNGNILNTFNFESFFKFYFAKQIPILEIRGAFNIDDTNVNIDFNIVAYEDLENLAVYVSVNEKHTTGNVGNNGETDFYHVMMKMLPDGNGTSTSFEQFDPQNFTFQYDLSNTFVEEYDDLEVVVFVQDPVSKTIYNGNYLLEKEQLDNIPPKNLQLDEFLGITCFASWEAPFKSGLTGYNVYINDELVASDITETSYTFQTNFNELYIVKVSAVYDNGIESVRIADYIYTSGQGINRYNSNVRIYPNPADDYVIINSDKNINRVEIYNNLGQLIDEVKLNNVSNAKIITGKYSNGIYILKISFEDNSTSSQKIVIK; this is translated from the coding sequence ATGAAAAAACTTTACACATTTTTATTAATGATTGCTTTTTGTGTTGGACTATCTGCCCAAAGTAAAGCATTGTATATCAGCGAATCTTTTGATGAGGCTGATTTTCCTGAAGGTTGGGAAATATTAAGCTGGAGCACTTCAAATTGGTCACTTGCCAATTCTAATCAAGCAGGTGGCGAACCCTATGAAATCTCTATGATGTGGGTTCCGGCATTAACCGGAACAACCGGTCGTTTAGGTTCTCCCGTCATAGATCTTTCAAATCATAACGGAACATTAATATTGGAATTTCAATATTTAGTTCAAAATATGGGAGAATGTTTGTTAGGTGTTGCTACTACTTCTAATAATGGTAATACTTGGAATATTGTTTATGAGAAAGATTCTCCTCAATATCCTTCTCCCATAGAATATGCTTCAATAGAAATTAACAGTCCGGATGTTGGTAGTGAAAATTTTAGGTTCTGTTTTTTCTTTCATAGTGATGAAACAGGTATGACCGCTAAAAGATGGGCTATTGATAATGTTATTTTGTATAGTCTTGTAGATTATGATGCACAACTATTATCAATTGACGGCATTGCTGAAGCTGTACAGCAGGGTTGGAACGAAGTTGCTTTTACTTTTGCTAATAAAGGTAGAGAAACAATAACATCAATTGAAGCAAGTTATCAATTTGATGGTATGTCTTTGATTACCGAAACTTTCAATTCTTTATCAATAGCTCAGAATGAAATATATAGTTTAACTTTTTCAGAAAAAACTTCATTAACATTAAATGAGGATTATACTTTAACTGTTAAGATTGATAAGATAAACGGACAAGATGATCAAGAGCCGGCCAATAATTCTTTAAATATGAATCTTCATGCTTATACCGCCTTAGGTGAAAAACGTTTGTTGATAGATCACTTCACAAGCTCTACTTGTTCTCCATGCCCTTCAGCCAATCAAGCTATGTCGGAATTTCTGGATATTTATTCAGAACAAACGGTAATTTCTAAATATCAGATGAATTGGCCGGGAATAGGAGACCCGTATTATAATGCCGACGGCGGATTAAGAAAAGTCTTTTATGAAGTAGAGAGTGTTCCTAAAATATTTTTTAATGGAAATATTTTGAATACATTTAATTTTGAGAGTTTCTTTAAATTTTATTTTGCAAAACAAATTCCTATTCTTGAAATTCGGGGAGCATTTAATATCGATGACACAAATGTTAATATCGATTTCAATATTGTTGCTTATGAAGATTTAGAAAATCTTGCAGTTTATGTTTCTGTAAATGAAAAGCATACAACCGGAAATGTAGGAAATAACGGCGAAACGGATTTTTACCATGTTATGATGAAAATGCTTCCTGATGGAAATGGAACATCTACAAGTTTTGAACAATTTGATCCCCAAAATTTTACCTTCCAATATGATTTATCAAATACTTTTGTTGAAGAATATGATGATTTGGAAGTTGTTGTATTTGTTCAGGATCCGGTTAGTAAAACTATTTATAATGGAAATTATTTATTGGAAAAAGAGCAACTTGATAATATTCCGCCGAAAAATCTTCAATTGGATGAATTTTTAGGTATAACGTGCTTTGCATCTTGGGAAGCTCCTTTTAAATCCGGTCTTACAGGATATAACGTTTATATCAATGATGAATTAGTAGCTTCCGATATTACAGAAACATCTTATACTTTTCAAACAAATTTTAATGAATTATACATAGTAAAAGTTTCAGCTGTATATGACAATGGTATTGAATCTGTTCGCATAGCAGATTATATTTATACCAGCGGCCAGGGAATTAATAGATATAATAGTAATGTTAGAATTTATCCCAACCCGGCCGATGACTATGTAATTATAAATTCCGATAAAAATATAAATAGGGTAGAAATATATAATAATTTAGGTCAACTTATAGATGAAGTTAAATTAAATAATGTTTCTAATGCCAAAATTATTACCGGTAAATATTCCAATGGAATTTATATTCTTAAGATATCTTTCGAAGATAATAGTACTTCAAGCCAAAAGATTGTCATTAAGTAA